The sequence TTGTCTAACGTTAACGTTGATACCGCACCGTGCGAGCGAGCTTCCAACCCCGTAGCTCGACTGAGCTCATTCTCTGCTTTGTTGAGCAGCGCTAGTGCCTGTTCTTGTGCGGCTTTTGCTTGCAATAACGCGACTTGGTACGGTTTCGGGTCGACAACAAACAGTAGATCACCACGCGCGACACGCTGATTATCCTTTACGGCTATGTCGACTATAGTGCCCGTCACACGTGGAGTGATTTGAATAATATCGGCACGAACCTGACCATCGCGCGTCCAAGGGTTTTGTTCATAGTGGGAATAGGAAGCATAGCCAGCAGTGCAGGCCGCTACCGTCAGTATTGCTGTAATCAAATAACGTTTCATAATCTCTAACTCTTAAACAAATGGGATAAATAAGCCAATAAATGCACTAACGAGTACAAATAGGCTCAGTTCAAAAATGGCTGGGATAGCAATCCATCGATTCCCACCGAGTTTCGCTGTCGCAATCACCAAACCATTAGTGATGAGGTAGGCGATAAAAGCGATAAACAATAATGGGGGTAAGTACACCTCCCCCAAGGTAAATTCATGTGGCATAGCCGCTCCGAAAATTAAAAGAAGAATGTCGAGAGCGTTAGCCTTTGTCTCTCGAGAACTTGCGAATGATTTTACCCACCTTTTCTCCCTTCACTAACTGCCTTATGATGGATCAAATCCTACGATTCACTGTTCTCTACACACGTGTTTAGGGAGCGGTAGAACTAACAACCAAAACCATGTGATATACCAAAAAAAACCTCCTGAGTTTGCACTCAGGAGGCTGTCGTCGTTGATTAAAAGGTGGTTTTGTTTCAGCGCCTATATTAATCGGCTAAGCTAAATCATATTAATCGACTAGGTAATAGCTAAGTAAGCCAGAAGCTTGAAGCCCATTAAGACGACCATGACTGAGAGTCGGGTCATCGCCCGCCTGGTTGTATCGATCCCAATCAAGCTCCAGCGCCAGTTCACCCTGCTGGTCGATGACCATGACACTGTCTGTCGACGGCTCATATTGGTAGTCTTCGAATAAGCTGTCACTGAACCATAGGCGTGACAGTGAGTTCATCAGTACCAAATCTTTTTTCGATGGAGATACTTGCGTACTGTCCAATCGAAGAGGCTTATTGAACACAAATGGTAGCTCAGAGCCATGACATGAGCCGCTCACACAGCTGATCGTTTTCAGCAAATCACCGAGGCTCATTTCGCCTTCTTGACCATTGGTGTTATACGCCCATACGTTAAAACTTGGCTTGTAATCAAAGTGGTAGAGGCTCACTGGCTGTTGAGACTCCTGCGCCTTTTGACGAGCAGGTCCCATAAACATCATGTCATTCATCAGCGTGTTAAACTGAGCCATGTTCTTCACCGCGAGTAGTAAGTCATTTTCGCGATGTGGGGCAAAGTCATTGAAAGCCATAATCTGAGACGTCTGTTCACTATTTCCCAGCCCAAAGAACAAGTGATTAACCGCTTCATAAGCCGTAGCAGGTAAGCTTGGTAGCTCAATCGCTGACTGAGGACGATCTTCTTCTTGCTGTAGCATCTGAGTTAAAGCCGTTACGTTTGCTTCATCTTGTAACCAGGTTTGCAGTGTGTCTGTCAGCTCAACAGGCGTCATCATTTCCAAAGACTCAGGTTGCGACTCTTGCACCAACTCTAAGATTTTAGGGATCAGAAACGTCAGTCTCGGTAACATCGTCATCGTATTGGCGTCATCATCATTCACCCCAATGACCGTCGGCACCGCAAAGTCCTCAGAAAATGGCTGAGCAGCGTATTCACTACAAGAGACAAACCCCATATTCTCGCAAGCCATGTAAGGTGAAAATGGCATAAATTGGGCTATCGGTGTACGCTCAGCACTCGTGCCTAATGGGTCAATACTTTGAGTCAACCAGCCCGTCAGGCGATTCACAGGATTGAGGACTTCTTTTTGTGCGGCAAGGACTTCTTCCGTTGACGCGTCTTTTAAATCTAAGCCGTTGTCCTGACTCTTCGCACTTTTATAACTGCGATACTCAAAACCGTAAGGGTTACTTTGCATGATCGCGCGCTGGAAATAGTGGTTTGGTAGCTCACCGTTCAACATTTGTTGCTGAAGCAAACCAATCGACATCGCGCCCGCGCCCTGCCCCATAATCGTCACGTTGTTTGAGTCACCACCAAAGTCACCGATATACTCTTGTACCCACTCTAACGCTCGAGCTTGATCGCCAAGGCCATAGTTGCCATCGACACCTTCACCTTTCACCCAATGGCTGCCCAAAGCGCCCAAGCGGTAGTTCAGCGTTACCATGATAAATGGGGTATTATCGTCGATACCTTGAGCCACCACAGTGTCACCATGAACCAAAGGTTCAGAGCCTGCACCATACTCAAAATCACCGCCGTGTAAAAAGACATAAACAGGGAGACTGTCTCCCGATTGAGTCTCTGCTGGTCGCCACACATTGAGATTTAGACAGTCTTCATTTTGTGGTTGAGTGGTTTTTTTCAGCTGTGGGCACGCGGCGCCAAACTGAGTCGCATCGACGTCACCTTCTAGTGACTGAACCTGACTGTGTTCAAAACGTTCAGCGGAAGCAAAAGTAATCCCCTTAATCACTTCAATACTTTCCAGTTTCTCTTCACCAGACAATGTTCTAATCACTACTGACTCTTGCATGGCATGAACATTGGCGTAACCAAGGTCAACCATCACGGGTTGAGCAGGCTCAGGCTTGAGCGGCGTTGGCTCTACCGGACCTGTCAGTTCATCAGAGCTCTCATTGCTACAAGCAGAAAGTAGCAGGGCGATGGACGCAGCGATAAGTTTAGGCTGTATAGACATGTAGTTGCTCACTTATAATTAATATCTAAATTCTGTTATTTAGCTCAAGCAAGCCTTTCCTTTTGCTAACCCACTTCTTGTGACTGTTTGTGCTGACTTGTGATGAATTATAGGGAGATAGTCGACAACGCAGTAATCGCGTTTGACGGACGCTATCCACTCAATCCCGTTTTCTTTAGAAGCCACTGCCTAGTGTGATATAGAAAGCGCCTTCATCATCACTGCGTGCAATATCGACGCCCATATGAAGGCCATAGCGACGCGCTATCTGGTATCGAAAGCCTGCACCATAGGCACCAACGCTCTGATTATCAGAATATTGACTATCCATTTTAGCGACCCCTGCTCCATAGAACGCCGAGACTTTCCAGCGATGATCAATGTCATAGGTCACCTGCGTTTGTGCGGTCGCAACCTGGTCACCTTGATAACGAAAAGATGAGACACCACGCAGTTTAATGTAGGGCTTTGTCGTCGGCGCAACAAACTCATCCTTAGTGTCGAACTTGTCGTAATTACCTGCAAACCCCAATGTCCATTTATCATTGAGCGGGACATACCCCTCGCCGGCCACATTCCACTTGGTGTAATTGGAGTCACTGCCCAGTTTTGAGTCATACACCATGTATTCACTGCTCACCTTGTAGCCATCGGTAGGATAAAACAGATTATTGCGAGTATCGTATTCAGCCAGCAGCCCTAAACCCGAAGTCACCTCTTTATTGCCTATTGTAAGATCCAGTAATTTACTAACCACCGTATTATCCGACTCAACCGTGGTATAAGAAGCCAACTGCTTCACCCCCAACATCAAGGGCGTTTTAGCAATGCGAAATTGCAGCTGCTGGAGCATTGCGACACCAGAAGTTTGTGTATTAAAACTAAAGGTATCCTGAATAGGAGGTAATACAGGCCCAAAGCCGGGAAAATCAATATCTTGATAAATATTAAGGTTCATCTGACCGCCACCTACTCCACCGATGTAGCGGATAGTATCGCCATGCCATGTATGGCGGTGGCCTGCAAATGCGAACCAAGAACCATTTTGTGTGCCTGCAGCCCCTACTGCGGTTATCGCAGCAGGCATCAGCTGCGCACCACCATCTAAAGAGGTCAGTGCAGCCTGTTTTCGCTGCTGCTTTTGCTCTTCGGTTTCATGCATAAAGACGCCAACCAAACCACCACCGTAGCCTACCGCGGGTTCAGTAATCACAATGGGCACAGGAAGAAAGCCCACTGCGTTCTCTGCGATATGATGCCCCATATCAAATTGACCATCTGCGTCATCAAAAAACGACCCAAGACTTGGAGTGGATAGCACTGCGCAGCTCACTGCCAACGCCGATAAAGAAGTTATATTTCGCATTATATTGCCTTTTATTCATGTCAGAGTTACCTCTGATAAAAAGCATCCATGCTCGAATCGGTTACCCTAAGTTAGGGCTGATTAAAATTACTTGCCGTGGTTGATAATGGCCCAGCGAGGAACCACCATTTGCTTTTGAATCGATAGGTGGCGGATATAAACAATCAAGCCAGCTGAAAGGAGCGCACCAATCTGAGAATACTGTGGGGCGAAAGACAGAACTAAGCTGTAAGTCAAGCATCCCAACGCAACCGGGATGGCGTATAACTCTTTAGTGAGTAATAAAGATGGGCGCTGAAGCAGAACATCTCTTACGATCCCCCCACCTACCGCGGTGATGGTTCCAAGAATGACTGGAGCCACTGGTAACCCAAACCCCATTGACCATGCTTTATAAGTACCTTGCACAGCAAACATCGCAATCGCGAGTGTGTCGATATAGAGATACACCTTATTGATGCTTTTCAATTGCATTAAAGGAAAAAAGGAAAAACCAAATACACTCGCCGCACACGCAATCGTGATATACGAGATATCGATAGACCAAAAAACCGGTGCATCTAAGATGCAGTCTCGTATTGTTCCACCACCAACCGCAGTGATAATACCGAGAACAATGACCGTAAAAATATCGACCTTTTTGTCTAGGGCGGCTAATACCGCTGAAAGGGCAAAAGCGGCCGTACCAAGTATGGTTATCGATTCGATGACGAATTCACCAGTAGACATATAAGTTGCTCCAAAAATACAGGGGAAGTTGATGGAATGATTTTATCGCGGGGTCACTTTCTCTCTAACTCGCATATGCAGGACATCATCAGCCCTTCTTGAAATAGGCGATATTTGAGCCAAAAAAAAGAGCGTCATTTCTGACGCTCTCACTAGTACTTTTATTACTGGCCTTTACATCTACTTCACGCTATTGCGAATGGCTTTACCTGGGTAGACTCCCTTCAATACTTTTGAGTCTTCGACAACGACAGTTCCGTTAACGACAACATAAGGGATACCTGTCGCTGGCAAGCCTGGCTCCTTCAGAGTTGAGTTATCTTGTACTGTCGCAGGGTCAAACATGGTGATGTCTGCGTCAGCACCCACTTGAAGACGACCTTTTTTACTCATTTGATCAACACCATTTTCCTCTAGGAATTTGGCTGGCATGTAAGACATTTTTGAGATAGCGGTCATGAGTGGCATCAAACTCTCTTCACGTACCATTTTCAATACACGTGCCTGAGTTCCCGCTGCTCTTGGGTGTCCTTGCAAACCTTCATATGGCGTATTCCAGCTGTAAGCCATCATGCCATTGGATGTCATCAACGGAAATGAGTCACTACCAATGATTGTGGACTCATGAGACAACGCATTTTTCAAGTCTTCGTTCGTTGCACCATAGAACATCACACTCGCACCTGGATTCTCTTTCAGTAACTGCTCATAACGCTCTTTGGTTAGCGGTTTCATTGTCTCTGTTTCAATGATGTCAGAATAATCACGTCCCATATTACGCTGATAGTTTTCAGGATCTAGATAATCTGCGGCAGCAATGGTGGCGCCAAAATTATAAGGATAGATTTCCGCCATTACGCGATACCCTTTTTGTCTAGCATCATCAAGCATTTTTAGCGCTTCCGGCGTTTCATTAAGTGTTTGCTGATGCATATGCTGAACCAGCAAACCACCGCCATATACGCCTACGTTCGACAGCATTTCTTGCACGCTCAACAAACCAGAGGTCGGTGGCAGTTGACTTGAGAAACGACCGTGAAGATACGTGGACACACCGTATTCACCAGCTAAGCGTTGCCACTCTTTCGTTTCAATCATTGTTGTTGCTTTTGACATGTAACCCACTGGTACGCCAATACCAAGACCACCAGCACTCAACTCCTGATCGACTAACTCAGTGATCCGCTCAATCTGCTCTGAGCTCGCAATATCGGTCAAGGCTACGGAGTTAATCTTAGACGCTTTCATTTCTTCAGCATCAAACAGATCATTAACCATGGTACCCGTACGAGACTGGTAATCCTTGTTAAGCACCTTTGTACGTATACCCGCTGCTGACACGCTGGCACCAAAGTTAGTTTGTGAACGACCTTCCAGACGTGCGTACCAGTTGCTTACCGGATAGGCACCAACTTCCAACGCGAGTGGTGTCGTCACACCATTACGTAGTTGCAATTTTTGCATAACAGGAATAGCGACAACGTGAGAGTGCGTATCGATAAAACCAGGGGCAACAACCAAGCCACTCGCATCAATGACTTTATCACCCGTGATCGCTTTGTCAGTGATCTCTGCAATTTGGCCGTTCTCGATCGCTACGTTAGCCACTTTATCCATGCCAGTTTCAGGATCCATCACACGACCATTCATAATGACGAGATCGTAGGCAAAAACGCTCGGCGATAAGGCAACCATTAATGCCAAAGCGGTTTTCTTCAATGTGTTAGTAGAGGTAACTTTCTTCATATTTTGTTTCCTGCATCAATTTAAAAATCAGTAAATAGTAAAAGCGACTTGCTTTCTCTGATGGTTATTATTGACGACTTTCATGCAACTAATAACTCTCACATGACGGATCAAATCCTTCAAAAAACTAACTATCAAAGTAGGCAGTAGGAAGCAAAAAAATATTACAATTTAAATATCAGTCTGTTATAGACAAAAAGCAGCCAGTCACAAAATTGTGAAGAGGCTGCTTTTCTAAGTAGGTGAGTCTAAAAGTAGAATTTATAATTTGCCCAAACCACCGTGTCTGAGATGTCGATCGATTGACTCGCCGACCTCATATACCCCGAGGTGTTATCCACTCTTAACTGACCCCATCGCGTCTTGTCTTTAGAAAATGGCGTTGCGATCATAACTGTTGATTTGAGTAGCGATGTTTCTATCTCTCCGTTTAGATAATTGTACTCCGGCCAAGCTCCAATATAAGTACCATCATCACCCAATGTATACATGGCATAAAATGCCGCCGAAGCACCAAAAGCCTCTTTCTCTGTTACGCCCATCGCAGCCGTTGAATTACTTGAGTATTCACCCGCGAGAACACCTAGTCTTGGAAAAAGTTGTAACCCTTTAACTCCCGCATTAATCGCTGCCACACCACCAACTGAAGCTGACGTGAACATTGAGTTGTCGATAATATCCACACTAAGCGCAGCACGAGGCACAACATTATTACTAGTGGTAAAAACATGAAAATACTGCATACGACTGTCGGAGTAATGACCCTCATTATCCATGGTTCCCTCTACGGTCAACATACCCGTCTGACCATTGTCGAAGTGGAAATCACCGGAAATAGAGCCCTTTAAACTCCCTTGGTTACTAAGACCAAAATACGCTGAAGTACTCGTCTCCGTTAAATCTGAAGGATTAGGAGCATCATCTGCCATTACTGGTGAGATCATCCCGAGAGCGGCAACTGACAGCGCCAGTTGAGTCAATTTATTCATTTTTGCTACCTGTAAGGTTTTAAGTCAATGGTGGCTATTCCTTCAACGAAAGTAGTGGCGGCATCCAGCCCATCGGTCGCTATTTTCACCATTAACTCTACAACCCTAAACTCGCCTATGACGGACGAAATACATCAAAAGTCGACTGTAGTGCCGCTTTGTAAGCTGACTAAACACGGGAAAGAGGGTTGATGAGGATACCATTCGTCATAAGCGATTGTGAGTGGCGCAGAGCTATACCTATGATGAGAGCGGTAACTCACTCAACCCTAGAAGGTTCAATGATGAAAACTGTCTACAAATCTCTACTTTTATGTTTCGCAGCACTCGCGACTACGGCAGGTAACGCGTCTGAAGTGTTAACGTTAACCTGGAAAGATCTCGTTCCTGAAGATCAGCAAGAAATGATTCAGCAAGCGTCAGTACAATTTGTATCCGACCATAGTGGAGAGGCACCAGAACAAAATAAAATAGGTAGCTTTCAAACAGACCTCGCTGGCAAAACCGTTCGTATTCCCGGTTTTGTTATCCCTTTAGAAGGCGACAACGAGAAAACCACCCAATTCTTGCTCGTTCCATATTACGGAGCCTGTATTCACGTCCCACCACCACCGATAAATCAAATAGTCTTCGTTGAAGTACCAGAGGGGACTGCTAACCAAGGACTGTGGGATGTGGTGTATGTGACTGGTACTTTATCTATTGAAGATAAATCTACAGACATAGCGGATTCAGGATATGTGCTACAAGATATTAAAGTTGAGCAGTATGAGGATCAATGAGCTAAAAACCGTTAGACTGTTAACCAGTCCAACCGGGTTTAGTAATTCAAAAGCAAACCTTATTGTCTTCCGACAACAGGTGTCGGGGGACAATAAAGTCTGATCAAAAAACTAAGCTTTTAGCCTTTCAATGACGATACTAATATCTATAGATTGATCATTTTTGTATTAGACTGCACGAACTACAGGTCATAGCTTGACAATAAAGTTTGATCAAAAATTTATACCCGAGTCGCTTAGTGATCACATAGAGACACATCCAAACGTAACGCCCCTATGAGCATTCACCTGTTAGGTCAAACGCATAAAGACCAGTACTAAATATGCCCGTCAAGACTGCAAAACTAAGCCTTAAATTCAAAACTATTGTTCATCAAAATTAGACTATAGAGTTTGAAAGATAATATGTAATTATTCTTTGAATTAAACAATACTGAGGGCATGAAATGGAAAAAACAACCCCGCCTGGAACTGTCTCTTCAGTACTAAAGGTGTTTACTATCGTCTCTGCCTTGGCTGACCAAAAAGAGGCCTGTCTAACTGACCTCTCAAAACAATTGAGAATGTCGAAAGCGACGACCTTGCGTTTTTTACAAACAATGAGAAGTTTAGGATTTGTGCATCAAAAAAGAGGGGAAGAGAAGTACCTATTAACATCGAAGCTATTTGAGCTTGGTTCAAAAGCGCTTGAGCATGTTGATTTAATCGACGCGGCAAACAAGGAAATGACAGTTGTCTGCGGTGCCTTTAATGAAACTGTTCACTTAGGAGCCATTGATGAAGACGCAATTATTTACCTTCACAAAATAGATTCAGACTATCGCTTTCGAATGCATTCAAGAATTGGTCGACGAAACCCTCTCTACAGCACCGCAATTGGCAAGGTTCTCATGAGCTACCTATCTGAGCCCGGAATCAGGAGGCTTCTCGCTACTGTGGAATTCAAAGCTCACACAGACAAAACACTTAAAAATGTTGAGCAACTCCTGGCTGAGCTAGATTGGGTCAAGCATCAACATTATGCGGAAGATATTGAGGAGCAAGAACCGGGGTTACGATGCGTCGCTGTACCTGTGTTTGACCGATTTGGAGAAGCTGTCGCAGCGATTTCAATCTCTTTTCCGACTAATCGATTTGATGAAAAAAGAAAACACGATTACCTCAACTCATTACAACACGCTGCTCGTAACATTTCCAAGAACCTCGGGTATCATCATTACCCTGTATAGTATTTGAGCTTTATAATGATCACACATTTTGAAGAGCCACTCCGAAAAAGAGAGGCTCTCCTAAATGCTAACTAAAGCGATATTCTATTCACCCACTTATCGAGTCTAGAATAGCTATTATCCTCGATAACAACATTCGTCGTTTCTCTACCATCCTCCGGACGAAGGACGATACCCCATGTCGTTGTGTCTTTCTCCCGTGAACCGTCTTGCGTGATTCCGTTTATTATATTTTTTGTCACACGATTACTGCCCTGAACCCCATTGAGCGCAATACCTTCGTATTGTTTTCCATACTTGTTTGTCGGCGTAGGAGAGTCGGCAACAATCGAACCAAGGTTATCGATGCGATTACTGTCTATCACCACATCGTTAGCACGCTCGACACTGATGGGTCTGACTGAGTTTGACACACTATTTTCAGAGATATTGACGTTAGTTGCAGTCCAACCGTCATACACTCTTTTGATACTCAAACCTACAACGACATCGTTCATAACATTGTTTTGCATTTTGATATTATCAGCGCCTCGTTTACTAGTTATGCCATCATAGGCTCTTTCTACGTAGTTATTGACGAGCGTGAAGTGGTCTCCATACTCTCCGGACTCGCCCCCAGCAGAGACATAGATTGCTGCATCACGAACGCCAAAGAAGCTGTTGTTTCTAATGATTGCCTTTAGTGCTCCCGTCATGAGAATTCCACTATCTCCACCCGCTAAGTAGTAAGGATCCGTATCATTTTGAGTGCCTATGAAAACAATATTCTCTATGAGTAGTTCATTTAGTTTGCTCTTACCTGAGCTTGTCGCACCACGAATTGAGAGCGCATCTGCTGTCTGCTTTGTTCCTTCTCTTCCTTCCGGGGTCTTATGACGAAGAGGAACAACAGTAGAAACCTTGGCTTTTGACATATTGAACGTGCCACCAGTCCAATCAAAATTTGCTAGCACGCTCGCACCACTACACACATCTGATTTTGATGAATGCGTATCGAAACTAAACATATCTCCATCCAACTGCTCGGTAGCAATAAAACGAGCCTCACTAGCGTCTACTTTAAGATCGTTTCTCAAGTAGATTTTTGTATCTTGGCTAATGTAATAGGTCCCCGTAAGTACCAACTCAGAACCAGTATTCGTGGCTTGCTGGAGCGCGGCTTGGAGTTTACTTGTATCACCTTTGGGGTTTATCGGAGTGGAAGTACAGTCTTCTGCGACTGCTGCGCTAGATACCAAGGATAGAATGAGGAAGGAAAGCTTTTTTGACAAATGATTGCAGTTCATAAATTTCTCTTGTTTTGTTTCAGTTATTGTTTAAATGAGCACTCTATTAGAGTTATAAAACTAAGGCGTCTGCCCTAGCGAGTTAATTAATCATTTGATGTAAATGGGGATCCAACAAGGTAATTTATTGCCCGTAGTCACGTCATCATTTGCCTGTAATATTCGACTCCTAAAAGTAAGAAATTAATGATAGTTCTCTATAAACTAAAAAACCCTTAACGAGAATTAACTCATTAAGGGTATGGTATCATCTTATTTATTAGGCGATTGCTGACGCTTTTGTGACTTTAGTGCTTTCAAGTTTACGTTCAGACCTAACTAACAAGGTACCGATCAGAGCGAGAATCGCAGCGATAATGACAAACAGCATTCTTCCCCACAATGGGTTTGGTACTAGAGTCAGGCAGAGAATAAAGACAGACGCAATAAGTACCATCTTACCAAGCACACTGTTCTGCTTATTATCCATCGCAACACTTTCTGGGCAGTCTTCAACGACAACTTCTGTGTCCACATTGGTAAAGAACTGTTTAACTTCAGCTTCTCGTTGTGCTGGCAGCCCCTTGTAGAAGAACTGTGAACAAACAAAGAATGGTAGTGTAATCGACATGTGTCCGATCAAACCTAGCGTTACCGATTTCATCTCTGTATATTCACGTGACGTCAGCGGTTGCTCTAAACCCAGAATCGATTGCAGCGCTTCCGGTGTTAGAACAAAGGCGATAAACCCTGATACACACATACCTACGATCACGGTACCCCAGCCTGCCCAATCAGGTGTTTTCCTAACAAAGAAACACATGATCGAAGGAATGAGGATCGGGAAGCCGATAAGCGTGCTCACCAACATCGTTAAATCAAACAGACCAAACTCTCTCAATGATGTTAGGAAAAGCGCTGCAACAATAATGACGATACCAAACAGAGCCGTTAGTAGCTTACTCACAAAGATTAGGTGTGACTCAGAGTGGTTTTTACAGAAGTATGGTTGATAAACACTCTTCAGAATAATACCTGCATTGCGGTTTAACGCTGAGTCCATCGAAGACATGGTTGCAGCAAACATCGCAGCAAGCATCAAGCCAACCATACCTACAGGCATTTCACGACTAACGAACATAAAGTAGGTCGCGTCAGCCACTTTGTGACCTAGACCAGCCAAGCCCCATGTACTTGTATCTGGGTAATGTGCAGCTACATACCACGCAGGCACAAACCAAAGTAATGGGCCAATAAGCATTAACGTACCCGCTAAGATCGCTGCTTTACGAGCGTTTTTGGTATCTTTTGCCGCAATATAACGGTAGGAGTCAACCATATTGTTGGTGCTAAAGAACTGTTTAATAAACATGAAGATAAACCAGCCAACAAACAAGTAAGCGTGGTTGTACCCGTCTCCAATAAATGGCTGTTCAGGAAGACCGGCCTCAAGAAGTGGTGTCAAACCACCAGACTTCCAAATCGCGACTGCGCCCGTGACTAACGTCATAGTTGTCAAGATGATCATCTGCATGAAGTCTGACGCAATCACCGCCCAGCTGCCACCAACGAGAGACATGAACAACACCACTGAACCAGCAACAATAATTGTTAGCTCTAGCGGCAATCCAATTACAGCACTAGTAAACACAGCCAGTGCATTAATCCAAATCGCAGCCTGGAGAACACTCAGTGGAACATTTGCCCATGTGAAAACTTGCTCGTTCACTGGACCAAGTCGCATACGAACACCTTCCAATGGTGTGTCTACTCGCATCTGACGTGCTTTTGCTGCAAAAAACAAATAGTTACACAGGTAACCAAGAGCGTTTGCATAAAAAACGGTTGTCGCTACTGCAAATCCACCTGTTAGTGCCTTACCCATGTGGCCAGTAAACGTCATGGCACTAACTGCTGTCATGAATGATGTGGAACCCACCATCCACCAGAGCATTTTACCGCCCCCACGAAAATAATCACTTGTGGAGTTACTGAAGGATTTGAATAAGACCCCAATTGCCACAAGGAAGCCAAAGTAAACCAGTACGATTGCTATATCAACCATGTTTCTTCCCTTTCATTATTTTATTTCAACGTAATTTATTCTAATTTGCTCGTTCTACCCGAACATTAATCACAATCTCACCTGAATAGATAAGTGACAAAAGAATGTAGAATAAAAAGTCTATTCCATCTATTCATGAGTCACCAATTCTTCATTTGAGAAATAATTTCACAATCAATTAAAACCAACATAGTAAAGTTACAATCTATACCGACTTAGTGAAATGATAATCTTTGGTAATTTTGAGGGCAAAATTTGCATAGTGTGTGAGTTAAAATAACTGAGAATTGATCGCGTTACTGGATGAGCAATCCACGTCGGTTAAAAAGGTAATCACCAAGATGCTCCCCCTCTAAGATCTCTCAATGCTCGAAAAAAGAGCCCGTCATGGATGACGGGCTCACCGATTTAACTCATTGGGTAAAACTACCCTAGTGACTTCATGTACAGCGCTAGCACTTCATCAGGGGTCATGCTGACAGGATTTCCA is a genomic window of Vibrio sp. CB1-14 containing:
- a CDS encoding DUF3299 domain-containing protein, producing the protein MMKTVYKSLLLCFAALATTAGNASEVLTLTWKDLVPEDQQEMIQQASVQFVSDHSGEAPEQNKIGSFQTDLAGKTVRIPGFVIPLEGDNEKTTQFLLVPYYGACIHVPPPPINQIVFVEVPEGTANQGLWDVVYVTGTLSIEDKSTDIADSGYVLQDIKVEQYEDQ
- a CDS encoding amidohydrolase family protein, which translates into the protein MKKVTSTNTLKKTALALMVALSPSVFAYDLVIMNGRVMDPETGMDKVANVAIENGQIAEITDKAITGDKVIDASGLVVAPGFIDTHSHVVAIPVMQKLQLRNGVTTPLALEVGAYPVSNWYARLEGRSQTNFGASVSAAGIRTKVLNKDYQSRTGTMVNDLFDAEEMKASKINSVALTDIASSEQIERITELVDQELSAGGLGIGVPVGYMSKATTMIETKEWQRLAGEYGVSTYLHGRFSSQLPPTSGLLSVQEMLSNVGVYGGGLLVQHMHQQTLNETPEALKMLDDARQKGYRVMAEIYPYNFGATIAAADYLDPENYQRNMGRDYSDIIETETMKPLTKERYEQLLKENPGASVMFYGATNEDLKNALSHESTIIGSDSFPLMTSNGMMAYSWNTPYEGLQGHPRAAGTQARVLKMVREESLMPLMTAISKMSYMPAKFLEENGVDQMSKKGRLQVGADADITMFDPATVQDNSTLKEPGLPATGIPYVVVNGTVVVEDSKVLKGVYPGKAIRNSVK
- a CDS encoding trimeric intracellular cation channel family protein, whose product is MSTGEFVIESITILGTAAFALSAVLAALDKKVDIFTVIVLGIITAVGGGTIRDCILDAPVFWSIDISYITIACAASVFGFSFFPLMQLKSINKVYLYIDTLAIAMFAVQGTYKAWSMGFGLPVAPVILGTITAVGGGIVRDVLLQRPSLLLTKELYAIPVALGCLTYSLVLSFAPQYSQIGALLSAGLIVYIRHLSIQKQMVVPRWAIINHGK
- a CDS encoding DUF1656 domain-containing protein, with amino-acid sequence MPHEFTLGEVYLPPLLFIAFIAYLITNGLVIATAKLGGNRWIAIPAIFELSLFVLVSAFIGLFIPFV
- a CDS encoding carboxylesterase family protein: MSIQPKLIAASIALLLSACSNESSDELTGPVEPTPLKPEPAQPVMVDLGYANVHAMQESVVIRTLSGEEKLESIEVIKGITFASAERFEHSQVQSLEGDVDATQFGAACPQLKKTTQPQNEDCLNLNVWRPAETQSGDSLPVYVFLHGGDFEYGAGSEPLVHGDTVVAQGIDDNTPFIMVTLNYRLGALGSHWVKGEGVDGNYGLGDQARALEWVQEYIGDFGGDSNNVTIMGQGAGAMSIGLLQQQMLNGELPNHYFQRAIMQSNPYGFEYRSYKSAKSQDNGLDLKDASTEEVLAAQKEVLNPVNRLTGWLTQSIDPLGTSAERTPIAQFMPFSPYMACENMGFVSCSEYAAQPFSEDFAVPTVIGVNDDDANTMTMLPRLTFLIPKILELVQESQPESLEMMTPVELTDTLQTWLQDEANVTALTQMLQQEEDRPQSAIELPSLPATAYEAVNHLFFGLGNSEQTSQIMAFNDFAPHRENDLLLAVKNMAQFNTLMNDMMFMGPARQKAQESQQPVSLYHFDYKPSFNVWAYNTNGQEGEMSLGDLLKTISCVSGSCHGSELPFVFNKPLRLDSTQVSPSKKDLVLMNSLSRLWFSDSLFEDYQYEPSTDSVMVIDQQGELALELDWDRYNQAGDDPTLSHGRLNGLQASGLLSYYLVD
- a CDS encoding BamA/TamA family outer membrane protein; this encodes MRNITSLSALAVSCAVLSTPSLGSFFDDADGQFDMGHHIAENAVGFLPVPIVITEPAVGYGGGLVGVFMHETEEQKQQRKQAALTSLDGGAQLMPAAITAVGAAGTQNGSWFAFAGHRHTWHGDTIRYIGGVGGGQMNLNIYQDIDFPGFGPVLPPIQDTFSFNTQTSGVAMLQQLQFRIAKTPLMLGVKQLASYTTVESDNTVVSKLLDLTIGNKEVTSGLGLLAEYDTRNNLFYPTDGYKVSSEYMVYDSKLGSDSNYTKWNVAGEGYVPLNDKWTLGFAGNYDKFDTKDEFVAPTTKPYIKLRGVSSFRYQGDQVATAQTQVTYDIDHRWKVSAFYGAGVAKMDSQYSDNQSVGAYGAGFRYQIARRYGLHMGVDIARSDDEGAFYITLGSGF